A genomic region of Streptomyces sp. R33 contains the following coding sequences:
- a CDS encoding AraC family transcriptional regulator encodes MGRRTITVHHVRAVLAGAARSGIDTVPLLQEAQIPPLLLGDDRARITPAQFARLFRALYRTTQDEFLGLSAVPSRPGTFAMMCYASLGCRDLGAAVERAAAFYGLFPGGPELALEVTGAEARFTVHNDFARDEERFLTECVLAIWHRLSSWLIGRRIPLAYAAFAYPAPPHEAEYEILFGCPVRFGAVRTGAAFDARWLAAPLVRDEAALDAMLRRAPFDLLSRPEYGTTVAEQVRRALARQLRSSPRLPALGEVAARLAVSPATLRRRLRQEGTSFQQLKDHVRRDAAIAGLAESGEPIAELAARLGFSEDTAFHRAFRRWTGTTPGAYRIASGG; translated from the coding sequence ATGGGGAGGCGGACGATCACCGTGCACCATGTGCGCGCCGTGCTCGCGGGGGCGGCGCGCAGCGGCATCGACACCGTGCCGCTGCTCCAGGAGGCGCAGATCCCTCCGCTGCTGCTCGGCGACGACCGGGCGCGGATCACGCCGGCGCAGTTCGCCCGGCTGTTCCGGGCGCTGTACCGGACCACCCAGGACGAGTTCCTGGGGCTGTCCGCGGTACCGAGCCGCCCGGGCACGTTCGCGATGATGTGCTACGCCTCGCTGGGCTGCCGGGACCTCGGCGCGGCGGTGGAGCGTGCCGCGGCGTTCTACGGCCTCTTCCCGGGCGGCCCGGAGCTGGCACTCGAAGTGACGGGCGCCGAGGCGCGGTTCACCGTGCACAACGATTTCGCGCGGGACGAGGAGCGTTTCCTGACCGAGTGCGTGCTCGCGATCTGGCACCGGCTGAGCAGCTGGCTGATCGGGCGGCGCATCCCGCTCGCGTACGCCGCGTTCGCGTACCCTGCGCCGCCGCACGAGGCCGAGTACGAGATCCTCTTCGGCTGTCCGGTCCGCTTCGGGGCGGTCCGTACGGGCGCCGCCTTCGACGCGCGCTGGCTGGCCGCACCGCTCGTACGGGACGAGGCCGCGCTGGACGCGATGCTGCGCCGGGCCCCCTTCGACCTGCTGTCGCGGCCGGAGTACGGGACGACGGTCGCGGAGCAGGTCCGCCGGGCCCTGGCACGGCAGTTGCGGAGCTCTCCGCGGCTGCCGGCGCTGGGGGAGGTGGCGGCGCGGCTGGCGGTGTCCCCGGCGACGCTGCGGCGTCGGCTCCGGCAGGAGGGGACCTCGTTCCAGCAGCTGAAGGACCACGTGCGGCGGGACGCGGCGATCGCGGGGCTGGCGGAGAGCGGCGAGCCGATCGCGGAACTGGCGGCCCGGCTGGGCTTCTCGGAGGACACCGCCTTCCACCGCGCGTTCCGCCGCTGGACGGGGACGACGCCGGGCGCGTACCGGATCGCCTCGGGCGGCTGA
- a CDS encoding Orn/Lys/Arg decarboxylase N-terminal domain-containing protein — protein MANGTVLLALRENPLGGGASSEQLRRIGKEMENKGLEPRWAASARDARATLHTEPGLAAAVVAWDLPGGKGGAAEEGGGAEVLRHIARRFKDLPVFLLMADESDQDLEHLPLWVSEAVVGYVWPLEDTPAFIAGRVVTAARAYHKDVLPPFFKALRRFDDAHEYSWHTPAHAGGVAFLKSPAGRAFFEYYGERLFRSDLSISVGELGSLFEHSGPIGEAERNAARVFGADRTYFVLHGDSTADRMVGHYSVTSDEIALVDRNCHKSVLHGLVISGARPVYLVPTRNGYGLAGPLPPAETDAAAVAARIAANPLTAGAVSPEAQYAVLTNSTYDGLCYDTVAAARAFAPSTPRLHFDEAWFAYARFHPLYAGRYGMAVGPDTFEGPERPTVFSTQSTHKLLAALSQCAMVHVKSAPRAPVEHERFNEAFMMHGTTSALYPAIASLDVATAMMDGAQGQWLIDEAITEAIRFRQAVVRTGRRIAAAGDRPGWFFGVWQPDTVTDPGTGERIPFADAPPTLLSREPGCWHLEPGADWHGFAGLGEGYCMLDPVKVTLTCPGVTATGETSPWGIPARILTAYLANRGIVVEKTDSYSTLVLFSMGITKGKWGTLMDALMDFKALYDSDAPLDRVLPGLVEQFPRRYAGTTLGRLCREMHEHLTRADLITALDTAFQQLPEPVAPPQRCYQQLIRGGTERLRLADAAGRVAAAMVTVTPPGIPVLMPGESVGAPDGPLLRYLGALEAFDRAFPGFHSEAHGVTIDPENGDYRIECVRLPEA, from the coding sequence ATGGCGAACGGTACGGTCCTGCTGGCTCTGCGGGAGAACCCTCTGGGCGGCGGCGCGAGTTCTGAGCAACTGCGGCGCATCGGCAAGGAGATGGAGAACAAAGGGCTGGAGCCGCGGTGGGCCGCCAGCGCCAGGGACGCACGGGCCACCCTGCACACGGAGCCGGGACTCGCGGCGGCCGTCGTCGCCTGGGACCTTCCGGGCGGCAAGGGCGGCGCCGCCGAGGAGGGCGGAGGCGCCGAGGTCCTGCGGCACATCGCGCGCCGCTTCAAGGACCTGCCCGTCTTCCTCCTCATGGCCGACGAGTCCGACCAGGACCTCGAACACCTGCCCCTGTGGGTCTCGGAGGCGGTCGTCGGCTACGTCTGGCCCCTGGAGGACACCCCCGCCTTCATCGCCGGCCGCGTCGTCACCGCCGCCCGGGCGTACCACAAGGACGTCCTGCCGCCCTTCTTCAAAGCGCTGCGCCGCTTCGACGACGCCCACGAGTACTCCTGGCACACCCCTGCGCACGCGGGCGGCGTCGCGTTCCTCAAGTCCCCCGCCGGACGGGCCTTCTTCGAGTACTACGGCGAGCGCCTCTTCCGCAGTGACCTGTCGATCTCGGTCGGCGAGCTGGGATCGCTCTTCGAGCACAGCGGGCCGATCGGCGAGGCCGAGCGCAACGCCGCCCGCGTCTTCGGCGCCGACCGTACGTACTTCGTCCTGCACGGCGACTCCACCGCCGACCGGATGGTGGGCCACTACAGCGTCACCTCCGACGAGATCGCGCTGGTGGACCGCAACTGCCACAAGTCCGTGCTGCACGGCCTGGTGATCTCCGGTGCCCGGCCCGTCTACCTCGTGCCCACGCGCAACGGCTACGGCCTGGCCGGCCCGCTGCCCCCGGCCGAGACGGATGCGGCGGCGGTCGCCGCCCGGATCGCGGCCAACCCGCTGACCGCCGGCGCGGTGTCGCCCGAGGCCCAGTACGCCGTCCTGACCAACTCGACGTACGACGGCCTGTGCTACGACACCGTCGCGGCGGCCCGGGCCTTCGCCCCCAGCACCCCGCGCCTGCACTTCGACGAGGCCTGGTTCGCGTACGCCCGCTTCCACCCCCTGTACGCCGGGCGCTACGGGATGGCCGTCGGCCCCGACACCTTCGAGGGGCCCGAGCGGCCCACCGTCTTCTCCACGCAGTCCACCCACAAACTGCTGGCCGCGCTCTCGCAGTGCGCGATGGTCCACGTCAAGTCGGCGCCCCGCGCCCCCGTCGAACACGAGCGGTTCAACGAGGCGTTCATGATGCACGGCACCACCTCGGCGCTCTATCCCGCGATCGCCTCCCTGGACGTGGCCACCGCCATGATGGACGGCGCGCAGGGCCAGTGGCTGATCGACGAGGCGATCACCGAGGCGATCCGCTTCCGGCAGGCCGTGGTCCGCACCGGCCGCCGCATCGCCGCCGCGGGCGACCGGCCCGGCTGGTTCTTCGGCGTGTGGCAGCCCGACACCGTCACCGACCCGGGCACCGGCGAGCGCATCCCGTTCGCGGACGCCCCGCCCACGCTGCTGAGCCGCGAGCCCGGCTGCTGGCACCTCGAGCCCGGCGCCGACTGGCACGGTTTCGCCGGTCTCGGCGAGGGCTACTGCATGCTGGACCCGGTCAAGGTGACCCTGACCTGTCCCGGTGTGACGGCCACCGGCGAAACCTCGCCCTGGGGCATCCCCGCGCGGATCCTCACCGCCTACCTGGCGAACCGCGGCATCGTCGTGGAGAAGACCGACAGCTACAGCACGCTCGTCCTCTTCTCCATGGGCATCACCAAGGGCAAGTGGGGCACCCTGATGGACGCCCTCATGGACTTCAAGGCCCTGTACGACTCCGACGCGCCGCTGGACCGGGTCCTGCCCGGTCTCGTCGAGCAGTTCCCCCGCCGGTACGCCGGCACCACCCTGGGACGGCTGTGCCGGGAGATGCACGAGCACCTCACCCGCGCCGATCTGATCACCGCACTCGACACGGCCTTCCAGCAGCTGCCGGAGCCCGTCGCGCCGCCCCAGCGCTGCTACCAGCAGCTGATCCGGGGCGGTACGGAACGCCTGCGGCTGGCCGATGCCGCGGGCCGGGTGGCGGCCGCGATGGTCACGGTCACCCCGCCCGGCATCCCGGTGCTGATGCCCGGGGAGTCCGTCGGCGCCCCCGACGGCCCGCTGCTGCGGTACCTGGGCGCGCTGGAGGCCTTCGACCGGGCCTTCCCCGGTTTCCACAGCGAGGCCCACGGCGTCACCATCGACCCGGAGAACGGCGACTACCGGATCGAATGCGTCCGCCTGCCGGAAGCCTGA
- a CDS encoding carboxymuconolactone decarboxylase family protein: MDARLNFFGNAVAAKFARYINSAGKVISDSTLPAPTQELVKLRASQINGCGFCTDMHFKDAVHAGETAVRLNLVAAWREATVFTDAERAALELTEQGTRIADAAGGVTDEAWAEAAKYYDEDQLAALVSLIALINAYNRMNVIVQQPAGDYQPGQFG; the protein is encoded by the coding sequence ATGGACGCTCGGCTCAACTTCTTCGGCAACGCCGTCGCCGCCAAGTTCGCGCGGTACATCAACTCGGCAGGCAAGGTCATCTCGGACTCGACGCTGCCGGCCCCCACGCAGGAGCTGGTGAAGCTGCGGGCCAGCCAGATCAACGGCTGCGGCTTCTGCACCGACATGCACTTCAAGGACGCCGTACACGCCGGGGAGACCGCCGTGCGGCTCAACCTGGTCGCGGCCTGGCGTGAGGCGACGGTGTTCACCGACGCCGAGCGGGCGGCCCTGGAGCTGACGGAGCAGGGCACGCGCATCGCCGACGCCGCCGGCGGTGTCACGGACGAGGCCTGGGCGGAAGCCGCCAAGTACTACGACGAGGACCAGCTGGCCGCCCTGGTCTCCCTCATCGCCCTGATCAACGCCTACAACCGGATGAACGTGATCGTCCAGCAGCCGGCGGGCGACTACCAGCCGGGCCAGTTCGGCTGA
- a CDS encoding MarR family winged helix-turn-helix transcriptional regulator translates to MHYSERLLVFIKQAERVTQAAKEAAVREAGITAAQQGALAVLSDNPGINAAELARKLSVTPQTMNSLLGRLEARGLVARSPHPIHGTLIEIRMTERGAEVFAQADALVAKLDARLHEGLSEAESAAVRDLLTRIIRNAEAPGL, encoded by the coding sequence ATGCACTACTCCGAGCGACTGTTGGTCTTCATCAAGCAGGCCGAGCGCGTGACGCAGGCCGCGAAGGAGGCCGCCGTGCGCGAGGCGGGGATCACCGCTGCGCAGCAGGGCGCGCTCGCCGTGCTCAGCGACAACCCCGGGATCAACGCCGCCGAGCTCGCGCGCAAGCTCTCGGTGACTCCGCAGACGATGAACAGCCTGCTCGGCCGGCTGGAGGCGCGCGGCCTGGTCGCCCGCAGCCCGCACCCGATCCACGGCACCCTGATCGAGATCCGGATGACCGAGCGCGGCGCGGAGGTGTTCGCCCAGGCCGACGCGCTGGTGGCGAAGCTCGACGCCCGGCTCCACGAGGGGCTGTCCGAGGCCGAGTCGGCCGCCGTACGGGATCTGCTCACCCGGATCATCCGGAACGCCGAGGCCCCAGGCCTCTGA
- a CDS encoding lipase family protein — protein sequence MRLRTPARRTAVAAVAAAALAAVPAGIPATATASEAGTGRPGDIVDVAPSAFHPLPGQPTNTKAWKIHYRSTTADGAPNTVSGTVIVPQDGRTGPRPLVTYAVGTVGMGDSCAPSNNLPYGTAMEANLIQQLTLRGWAVVVTDYEGLGTPGVHTYTVGPSAGRAMLDAARAAERLPEAGLGAGTPVGIMGYSQGGQASSWAAELQGSYAPELKVKGTATGGVPADLMRVAGFNDGSYGSGLIFMAAAGQDAAFPELRLDSYLNPAGKALVSGMKENCVAIDAIAGSFKRISDLTTRNPLEQPDWQARLNQSRLGRTAPAAPVHQYHALGDELIPYAVGRQLRSEWCAKGANVEWDTIWVGEHVSGVITHSPAAGDWLADRFADRPTHPNC from the coding sequence ATGCGTTTGCGAACCCCCGCCCGCAGGACCGCCGTCGCCGCCGTGGCCGCGGCCGCACTGGCCGCCGTCCCGGCCGGGATCCCCGCCACGGCCACCGCGTCCGAAGCCGGAACCGGCCGCCCCGGGGACATCGTCGATGTCGCCCCCTCGGCCTTCCACCCGCTGCCCGGCCAGCCCACCAACACCAAGGCCTGGAAGATCCACTACCGCTCCACCACTGCCGACGGCGCCCCGAACACCGTCTCCGGCACCGTGATCGTCCCCCAGGACGGCCGGACCGGCCCGCGGCCGCTCGTCACGTACGCCGTCGGCACCGTCGGCATGGGCGACTCGTGCGCGCCGAGCAACAACCTCCCGTACGGCACCGCCATGGAGGCCAACCTGATCCAGCAGCTCACCCTGCGCGGCTGGGCCGTGGTCGTCACCGACTACGAGGGCCTCGGCACCCCCGGGGTCCACACCTACACGGTCGGCCCCTCGGCCGGCCGGGCCATGCTCGATGCCGCGCGTGCAGCCGAGCGACTGCCGGAGGCGGGCCTGGGGGCCGGTACCCCGGTGGGCATCATGGGTTACTCCCAGGGCGGCCAGGCCAGCAGCTGGGCCGCCGAGCTGCAGGGTTCGTACGCCCCCGAGCTGAAGGTGAAGGGCACGGCGACCGGCGGGGTCCCGGCCGACCTGATGAGGGTGGCCGGCTTCAACGACGGCTCGTACGGCTCGGGCCTGATCTTCATGGCGGCGGCGGGCCAGGACGCGGCGTTCCCGGAGCTCCGCCTGGACTCGTACCTCAATCCGGCGGGCAAGGCGTTGGTGTCGGGCATGAAGGAGAACTGCGTGGCGATCGACGCCATCGCGGGCTCCTTCAAGCGGATCTCCGACCTGACCACCCGCAACCCCCTCGAACAGCCGGACTGGCAGGCCCGGTTGAACCAGAGCAGGCTCGGGCGGACGGCCCCGGCCGCGCCGGTGCACCAGTACCACGCGCTCGGCGACGAGCTCATCCCGTACGCGGTCGGGCGGCAGCTGCGCTCCGAGTGGTGCGCGAAGGGCGCGAACGTGGAGTGGGACACGATCTGGGTCGGCGAGCACGTCAGCGGCGTGATCACGCACTCCCCGGCGGCGGGCGACTGGCTGGCGGACCGCTTCGCGGACCGCCCGACGCATCCGAACTGCTGA
- a CDS encoding long-chain fatty acid--CoA ligase produces MDAVRPETLAVFTEWTGERYGGETALRFRGDGGWTTVTYAELRTRVRQTGRALLGLGVAPGERVAVLAETRPAWTYTHFGILAAGAVLVPVYPTAGDEELAWVLADSEAVAVVCDDAAQADRVEVLRAKLPALRTVVRMDALVGLQGPAELPGLLGLAAIEPAPEAELLERARRVAPGADASIVYTSGTTGLPKGCRLTHGNLGAIQDATLPLTKGGPGDSTYLYLPLAHLLAQLIQFTTLLQGGELCYFGGRIEDVLSELAEARPTHLPSVPRLFEKVHSVVLSLAESREGGAERFREAVRLGVLAAEGRLPESSRAAYEEAEKSLYSLVRGAFGGRLHWALTGGAPIAPATLDFLRACGIAVYEGYGMTESGGVISLNHPAAVRHGTVGRPIAGCEVRIAADGEVLARGPMVFPGYHANPAATAQALDAQGWLHTGDLGELDADGFLSITGRKKELIITSSGKNITPTEVEFAVQRSRYVSRAVLIGDHRPHPVALVTLDAEEVTAWAKRQGLDLDPAAAAAHPAVRALVEEAVTAANATVSRPARIRAFHVLAEDFTIEAGTLTPTLKLRRAAVAERYAAEIDALYGDGPDRRG; encoded by the coding sequence ATGGACGCTGTGCGACCGGAGACGCTGGCGGTGTTCACCGAGTGGACGGGGGAGCGGTACGGCGGCGAGACCGCCCTGCGATTCAGAGGGGACGGCGGTTGGACCACCGTCACGTACGCCGAACTGCGCACCCGCGTACGGCAGACCGGGCGGGCGCTGCTCGGGCTGGGGGTCGCGCCGGGGGAGCGGGTGGCGGTCCTGGCCGAGACCCGGCCGGCATGGACGTACACCCACTTCGGGATCCTGGCGGCGGGCGCCGTCCTCGTACCGGTGTACCCGACGGCGGGGGACGAGGAGCTGGCCTGGGTCCTGGCGGACTCGGAGGCGGTGGCCGTGGTCTGCGACGACGCGGCGCAGGCGGACCGGGTCGAGGTGTTGCGGGCGAAGCTGCCGGCGCTGCGCACCGTCGTACGGATGGACGCGCTGGTCGGGCTGCAGGGGCCGGCGGAGCTGCCGGGGCTGCTGGGGCTGGCTGCGATCGAACCCGCCCCGGAGGCGGAACTCCTGGAACGGGCCCGGCGGGTGGCCCCCGGCGCCGACGCGTCGATCGTCTACACCTCGGGGACGACGGGCCTGCCGAAGGGCTGCCGCCTCACGCACGGCAACCTGGGCGCCATCCAGGACGCGACGCTCCCGCTGACCAAGGGCGGACCGGGCGACTCCACGTACCTGTACCTGCCGCTGGCGCACCTGCTGGCCCAGCTGATCCAGTTCACGACCCTGCTCCAGGGCGGTGAGCTGTGCTACTTCGGCGGGCGGATCGAGGACGTGCTGTCCGAGCTCGCCGAGGCGCGGCCCACCCATCTCCCGTCCGTACCCCGCCTGTTCGAGAAGGTCCACTCGGTGGTGCTGTCCCTGGCGGAGTCCCGGGAGGGCGGCGCCGAGCGCTTCCGGGAGGCGGTGCGGCTGGGGGTGCTGGCGGCGGAGGGCCGGCTGCCCGAGTCCTCGCGGGCGGCGTACGAGGAGGCGGAGAAGAGCCTGTACTCCTTGGTCAGGGGCGCTTTCGGGGGCCGGCTGCACTGGGCGCTGACCGGCGGAGCACCGATCGCCCCGGCGACCCTGGACTTCCTGCGGGCCTGCGGGATCGCGGTCTACGAGGGCTACGGAATGACCGAGTCCGGCGGGGTGATCAGCCTCAACCACCCGGCGGCCGTCCGCCACGGCACGGTGGGCCGGCCGATCGCGGGCTGCGAGGTCCGCATCGCGGCGGACGGCGAGGTCCTGGCCCGGGGGCCGATGGTCTTCCCGGGTTACCACGCGAACCCGGCCGCGACGGCGCAGGCGCTGGACGCGCAGGGCTGGCTGCACACCGGGGACCTGGGGGAGCTGGACGCCGACGGGTTCCTGTCCATCACGGGCCGCAAGAAGGAGCTGATCATCACCTCCTCGGGGAAGAACATCACCCCGACGGAGGTCGAGTTCGCCGTCCAGCGCTCCCGGTACGTGTCGCGGGCGGTCCTCATCGGCGACCACCGGCCCCACCCCGTCGCCCTGGTCACCCTGGACGCGGAGGAGGTCACGGCGTGGGCGAAGCGGCAGGGCCTCGACCTGGACCCTGCCGCCGCGGCCGCCCACCCGGCGGTCCGCGCCCTCGTCGAGGAGGCGGTCACGGCGGCCAACGCCACGGTCTCCCGCCCGGCCCGCATCCGCGCCTTCCACGTCCTGGCCGAGGACTTCACCATCGAGGCGGGCACGTTGACCCCGACCCTGAAACTGCGCCGCGCGGCGGTGGCGGAGCGGTACGCGGCGGAGATCGACGCGCTGTACGGGGACGGCCCGGACCGCCGCGGCTGA
- a CDS encoding long-chain fatty acid--CoA ligase: protein MEAVGTEPKLVPPVLTVVDGVVREVAVPALAGVPGSGSLGDIPFQNAREAPGEVVLARKERDGSWRDVTAAEFAAEVMAVAKGLIAEGLREGDRLAIMARTTYEWTLLDFAGWAAGLVTVPIYPTSSALQARWIIQDSGAVACAVEDTAQARIISAERPHLPWLAHLWEFDTGALARLVKAGEDLPDAVVHARRSVRTPDSVATLIYTSGTTGQPKGCVITHANFFSECDNAVELLHPVFKSVSKDAASTLLFLPLSHVFGRMVAVGCLRARVKLGHAPSIQTEDLLADLAGFQPTFLLAIPYVLEKVYNTARATAERMGRAASFDRAARIAQRYGEIVEGRTPGMGLRAARALYDPLVYRRIRAALGGRVRYILSGGSPLGRRLAAFYTGAGIEVFEGYGLTETTGASTVTPPLKPRLGTVGWPLPGTAVRIADDGEVLLWGRHVFAGYWNTAAHGGVGVGGWLATGDIGELDGEGYLTITGRKKDLIITSGGKNVAPAPLEDWLRAHPLVGQCMVIGDNRPYVVAVITLEPEGLAHWRQMRKKTAMPMRELVQDEELRAELQRAVDEANQLVSRAESIRRFAVLPGQFTEARGHLTPSLKLKRAAIARDYEREIEDLYRRA from the coding sequence GTGGAAGCCGTGGGAACCGAGCCCAAGCTGGTACCGCCCGTGTTGACCGTCGTCGACGGGGTGGTGCGGGAGGTGGCGGTGCCCGCGCTGGCCGGGGTGCCGGGGAGCGGGTCGCTCGGGGACATCCCGTTCCAGAACGCCCGCGAGGCCCCCGGCGAGGTCGTGCTCGCCCGCAAGGAGCGGGACGGGAGCTGGCGGGACGTCACCGCCGCCGAGTTCGCGGCCGAGGTGATGGCCGTCGCCAAGGGCCTGATCGCCGAGGGGCTGCGCGAGGGCGACCGGCTCGCGATCATGGCCCGGACCACCTACGAGTGGACCCTGCTGGACTTCGCCGGATGGGCCGCCGGGCTGGTCACCGTACCGATCTACCCGACCTCCTCCGCGCTCCAGGCCCGCTGGATCATCCAGGACTCCGGCGCCGTGGCCTGCGCCGTCGAGGACACCGCGCAGGCCCGCATCATCAGCGCCGAGAGGCCCCACCTGCCCTGGCTGGCGCACCTGTGGGAGTTCGACACCGGCGCGCTGGCGCGGCTGGTCAAGGCCGGCGAGGACCTGCCCGACGCGGTGGTGCACGCGCGCAGGTCCGTCCGTACGCCGGACTCCGTGGCCACCCTCATCTACACGTCCGGCACGACCGGACAGCCCAAGGGCTGCGTGATCACGCACGCCAACTTCTTCTCCGAGTGCGACAACGCGGTCGAGCTGCTCCATCCCGTGTTCAAGTCCGTCAGCAAGGACGCTGCCTCCACGCTGCTCTTCCTGCCGCTCTCGCACGTGTTCGGGCGGATGGTGGCCGTGGGATGCCTGCGGGCACGGGTGAAGCTCGGGCACGCGCCGAGCATCCAGACCGAGGACCTGCTCGCCGATCTCGCAGGCTTCCAGCCGACGTTCCTGCTGGCCATCCCGTACGTACTCGAGAAGGTCTACAACACCGCGCGGGCCACCGCCGAACGGATGGGCCGGGCCGCGTCGTTCGACCGGGCGGCGCGGATCGCGCAGCGGTACGGGGAGATCGTCGAGGGCCGGACTCCGGGGATGGGCCTGCGGGCGGCGCGGGCGCTGTACGACCCGCTCGTCTACCGGCGGATCCGGGCGGCGCTGGGCGGGCGGGTGCGGTACATCCTGAGCGGCGGCTCGCCGCTCGGACGACGGCTCGCGGCGTTCTACACCGGGGCCGGGATCGAGGTCTTCGAGGGGTACGGGCTCACGGAGACGACCGGAGCCAGCACCGTCACCCCGCCGCTGAAGCCGCGGCTCGGCACCGTGGGGTGGCCGCTGCCGGGCACGGCGGTGCGGATCGCGGACGACGGGGAGGTGCTGCTGTGGGGGCGGCACGTGTTCGCGGGGTACTGGAACACCGCCGCTCACGGAGGTGTGGGAGTCGGGGGCTGGCTCGCCACCGGGGACATCGGGGAGCTGGACGGGGAGGGGTACCTGACGATCACGGGGCGGAAGAAGGACCTGATCATCACGTCCGGTGGCAAGAACGTAGCCCCGGCCCCGCTCGAGGACTGGCTGCGGGCCCACCCGCTGGTCGGCCAGTGCATGGTGATAGGCGACAACCGGCCCTATGTCGTGGCGGTGATCACGCTGGAGCCGGAGGGCCTGGCGCACTGGCGGCAGATGCGGAAGAAGACGGCGATGCCGATGCGGGAGCTGGTGCAGGACGAGGAACTGCGGGCGGAACTCCAGCGGGCGGTGGACGAGGCGAACCAGCTGGTGTCGCGGGCGGAGTCGATACGCCGCTTCGCCGTACTGCCGGGGCAGTTCACCGAGGCCCGGGGTCACCTGACACCGTCCCTGAAACTGAAGCGCGCCGCGATCGCCCGCGACTACGAGCGGGAAATCGAGGACCTCTACCGCCGCGCATGA
- a CDS encoding heme-binding protein — MTAVRIRPALSNDLARAIVDAALAAARETELRFAIAVVDESGHLSAFARMDGSGLMTIQIAQDKAYTSAAFGLSTTDWHEFVENDAQLSVGARTGIDRLVTFGGGLPIVVDGQLVGGIGVSGGHWSDDVKIAEAGLAAIPSSPSSPSISA; from the coding sequence ATGACTGCTGTCCGCATCCGCCCCGCCCTCAGCAACGACCTCGCGCGCGCCATCGTCGACGCCGCCCTCGCCGCGGCCCGGGAGACGGAGCTGCGGTTCGCCATCGCGGTGGTCGACGAGTCCGGCCACCTCAGCGCGTTCGCCCGGATGGACGGATCGGGCCTGATGACCATCCAGATCGCCCAGGACAAGGCCTACACCTCGGCCGCCTTCGGCCTGAGCACCACCGACTGGCACGAGTTCGTCGAGAACGACGCGCAGTTGTCGGTGGGCGCCCGGACGGGCATCGACCGCCTGGTCACCTTCGGCGGCGGCCTCCCGATCGTCGTGGACGGCCAGCTGGTCGGCGGCATCGGCGTCTCGGGCGGCCACTGGTCGGACGACGTGAAGATCGCCGAGGCGGGGCTCGCCGCGATCCCGTCGAGCCCGTCGAGCCCGTCGATCTCCGCGTAA